In bacterium, one genomic interval encodes:
- a CDS encoding glycoside hydrolase family 16 protein yields the protein MLRIAAWIILCATSIATTADWRLVWSDEFDRSGLPDPAKWSHEYGFIRNHEQQFYTKKRKKNCRVRDGMLIIQARKEKFKNPEYDPSSPEWQKSRKHAEYTSASLITRGKGEWTYGRIEVRAKLPTGRGTWPAAWMLGSDFGDTPWPDCGEIDIMENVGYDPETIHANIHTKAYNHVLQTNKGAKLVVPRPWEAFHVYAVEWFPDHMDFFVDDIKYFSFANEGRGNDTWPYDKPHYLILNFAVGGDWGGAQGVDAEIFPQEYSIDYVRVYQR from the coding sequence ATTCGACCGATCCGGGCTGCCGGATCCAGCGAAATGGAGTCATGAATATGGATTCATCCGCAACCATGAGCAGCAATTCTACACGAAAAAGCGCAAGAAGAACTGCCGGGTTCGTGACGGCATGCTGATCATTCAGGCACGGAAGGAAAAATTTAAAAATCCAGAATATGATCCTTCAAGTCCGGAATGGCAGAAATCGCGCAAACATGCGGAATACACCTCAGCCAGCCTGATCACACGGGGCAAGGGGGAATGGACCTATGGCCGCATCGAAGTGCGCGCCAAACTGCCGACCGGCAGAGGCACTTGGCCGGCCGCCTGGATGCTGGGCAGCGATTTCGGCGACACGCCATGGCCTGATTGCGGCGAGATCGATATTATGGAAAACGTGGGATACGACCCGGAGACGATCCATGCCAACATCCACACCAAAGCCTACAACCATGTGCTGCAGACCAACAAGGGCGCCAAACTGGTCGTGCCCAGGCCGTGGGAGGCTTTCCATGTCTATGCGGTGGAGTGGTTCCCGGATCACATGGACTTTTTTGTGGACGATATCAAATATTTTTCATTTGCCAATGAAGGACGGGGAAACGACACTTGGCCTTATGACAAACCGCATTATCTGATTTTAAATTTTGCCGTCGGAGGAGACTGGGGAGGCGCCCAGGGCGTGGATGCGGAAATTTTTCCACAAGAGTATTCCATCGATTACGTGCGCGTCTATCAGCGGTAA